TCCCTCTCATCAGGCGGTGCTATTCCTGCCATTTGCCATGGTTTGCCGAGCAACTGATATTTCGGCTCTCCGTACTGATGGAAGGGTAGCAGATGCAGCTCAGTAAGCTTCATGGGAGCGAGGAAATTGATAATCGCCTGCATATTATCCAAATCCAGGGTATAGCCAGGAATAAGCGGCACCCTTGGAATAACACACACATCCGCTTCCACCAACAGCCTGAAGTTTTCCAGCACGCGTGACTGATGCATATTCAGCACATTCTTCGCTTGAGCCACATCCATGATTTTCAGGTCAAACAACACTTCATCACACTGTTGTGCGAGAGCGAGCACTTTTTCAGGTGCCGCGTCACCCGCGGTTTCAATGGCGGTACGAATTCCTAACGACTTCAGACGCTTCAAAAAGCGTGTGACAAAGGCCGCTTGCATCAGCACTTCACCTCCCGAAAGCGTTACGCCACCGCCAGATGCGCGAAAAAAAATCTCATCTTTCAGCACTTCTTTTTCCAGTGCAGCGAAAGAAATATCGCGCCCAATTCTTTCTGTGGCACCTGTTGGGCATTCATCCGCATCATTGAGGCAGGTTGCACAATGTATGCATTTCGCCACGCGCCGTACGGTCTGTATTTTGCCGGAAATAGACTCAGGATTAGCGCACCACGGGCAGTGATGCGGGCAACCCTTGAAAAAAACAACTGTCCGAATCCCATGCCCATCGTTTAATGAGTAACGCTGAATATTAAAGATCCGTGCGGTTAATTCCCCTTCATCAATAATCACGTCACAGTTGATGCGCTGTGCGGCGAATAATGTCATCCTGGATCTCCTTCGACAGCTCAACAAAGAAGGCACTGTAGCCTGCAACCCGCACCACCAAACCTGCATAGTCTTGTGGGCGCAGTTGTGCTTCACGCAACGTTTCTGCATTCACCACGTTAAACTGAATATGCTGTAATTTGAGTTTGGTGAATGCCCCAAGGAAATCGGCAAGTTTGTGTAAGCCGGCATCACCTTCTAAGGTGCTGGGGGTGAATTTCACGTTGAGTAGTGTTCCGTTGGAAAGCAGATAGTTATCCAGTTTGCTAACTGACTTGAGCACAGCGGTTGGCCCCTGACAATCTTGTCCCAACATTGGCGACAATCCGCCATCGGCAAGCTGTTCACCCGCATAGCGCCCGTCAGGCGTTGCGCCCACTACCGCGCCAAGCGGAACATGTGCAGAAACAGTATAAGAACCAGGCGTGAAATAACCGCCTCGAGGATTAGCGTATTTCTCGACTTCTTTGCAGTAAAAACGCAACAGATCAGCACTAATGTTATCGACTTCGTCGATATCGTTGCCGTATTTCTCAAAACGATTAATCAGCCGTCCACGGATCTGCTCACCTTCTGGCGTGGCAAAATTCGCCTTCAGCACCGCCAACAATTCATCAAAACTCAAACGCTGCTGTTCAAACACCATGCCGTTGAGAGCGTGCAATGAGTCACTTAGGTTTGCGATACCGATACCCTGCACGCCAGAAAAGTTATAGCGCGCTCCGCCATCGGTAATATCCTTGCCCTTCATCAGGCAATCATCGATGAATGACGAGAGCAACGGAACCGGTGCCCAGTCGCGGTGGCCGATATCGCAAATGTTGCTACCTTCTACCATCAGCTTGATGTAATGGCTGATTTTGTTACGGATTTGCGCGATTAAATCTGCGTAATCCAACCCCTGACGCCCTTCGTTTTCAAGTAATACAATTTCCATCACCTTCAGCAGGTTAAACATGGCAATGTCGTGCAAACCGTAAGTTTTACCAGGAATGGAGAGTTCTACACAGCCAACAACCGCGTAATCACGGGCATCCTCCAGCGAAACACCCCGATTGAGGAATGCAGGTACCACAACTTCATCGTTGAAAATTTGTGGAATCCCCGTCCCGAGCCGCACAGTTTCAGCTGTTTTAAGCAGGAATGGGCGGTCGATAAGCTCATTGACCCGCACCCCAAGGTTAGGCTGCGGCAACTGGATGCTCTGATAGGCGTCCAGACACAGGAAAGAGAGCACGTTCACCGCGCTGCGCCCGCTCTCCGTCAGACCGCCTAACAAAATGGTATAACCCGTCGGGAAGCCAGCGAAGTAGCGAGCACTGCTTGTGGAGCGCAACAATACGATGTCGTTACATTTCACCCATAGGGATTCGAGCAATTCACGCAGGAGCGCCGGGCTTTCGCCACGATTGAGAGACGCCTGATAAAACGGCAACATGTACTGGTCGAAGCGACCCAGCGACAGCGAGCTGGCGTTGGATTCATACTGCAAAATAATGTTCATGTACCAGAACAACTGGCACGCTTGCCAGAAATCTTCCGGGCGGCATTCCGAATTATGGCGAGAAATGGCCGCTATTCTCAGCAGCTCTTCACGCCGTACCGCATCTTCGCATAGCGTTGCCATCTGCTCCGCCAGAGCGGCGTAGCGCAAGATATGTCTTTGTGAGGCTTCAAGCAGAATTAAGGCTGACTGATAGAAAGGGTTTTCTGGGGCTTGCCCGCAATGTTCACGTAGTTCCAACACCAACTTACCCAGGCCATTTTGCAGCAGGCGCGGATAATCAATGATGATATGCCCTTGCCCTTTGTCAGTCTGGTTAACGCTAAAAATCTGCGTTTTTACTGCAGCTTTAACTTCATCTGTCATCTGGCTGTTGATGAAGTCTTTCATTGAACGCTTTTCCCAGTAGGGATAAAGCTGCTCACGATAAAGCGCTTTGTCTTGCTCGCTGATTTCAAAACGGTCTTGCGGGCGAGTGGGAAATTTATCTAACTCGTTGAGCAGCCAGTAAGGGTCCATCTCCGGGGACATAATTCCAGCACGGGGTTTCACTGTGCGATTCCCTGCGATTAACTCATCTTCACGAATGGCTATTTCAACATTGTCGAGAATGTACGCCGTTGCTTTTGCTCGCCGCAAAAGGACATGTTCCCCTTCCGTTGTACGATGGCTGGCGGTGTACAGCACAGCTCGTTCAAGCGAGATTTCGCGCGGGTGAGCAAACAAAGCTGATTTCAGTCGTTCGATGCGATGAGTCATGATGAATTCCTTCCTGCATATCCCCTTCATCCTTCAAGCTGCAGGGGTGTTGGCTGCAACTCGAAAGCTAAA
The nucleotide sequence above comes from Buttiauxella selenatireducens. Encoded proteins:
- a CDS encoding [formate-C-acetyltransferase]-activating enzyme, which gives rise to MTLFAAQRINCDVIIDEGELTARIFNIQRYSLNDGHGIRTVVFFKGCPHHCPWCANPESISGKIQTVRRVAKCIHCATCLNDADECPTGATERIGRDISFAALEKEVLKDEIFFRASGGGVTLSGGEVLMQAAFVTRFLKRLKSLGIRTAIETAGDAAPEKVLALAQQCDEVLFDLKIMDVAQAKNVLNMHQSRVLENFRLLVEADVCVIPRVPLIPGYTLDLDNMQAIINFLAPMKLTELHLLPFHQYGEPKYQLLGKPWQMAGIAPPDEREIAQMRRMAEDAGYRVIIGG
- a CDS encoding formate C-acetyltransferase — its product is MTHRIERLKSALFAHPREISLERAVLYTASHRTTEGEHVLLRRAKATAYILDNVEIAIREDELIAGNRTVKPRAGIMSPEMDPYWLLNELDKFPTRPQDRFEISEQDKALYREQLYPYWEKRSMKDFINSQMTDEVKAAVKTQIFSVNQTDKGQGHIIIDYPRLLQNGLGKLVLELREHCGQAPENPFYQSALILLEASQRHILRYAALAEQMATLCEDAVRREELLRIAAISRHNSECRPEDFWQACQLFWYMNIILQYESNASSLSLGRFDQYMLPFYQASLNRGESPALLRELLESLWVKCNDIVLLRSTSSARYFAGFPTGYTILLGGLTESGRSAVNVLSFLCLDAYQSIQLPQPNLGVRVNELIDRPFLLKTAETVRLGTGIPQIFNDEVVVPAFLNRGVSLEDARDYAVVGCVELSIPGKTYGLHDIAMFNLLKVMEIVLLENEGRQGLDYADLIAQIRNKISHYIKLMVEGSNICDIGHRDWAPVPLLSSFIDDCLMKGKDITDGGARYNFSGVQGIGIANLSDSLHALNGMVFEQQRLSFDELLAVLKANFATPEGEQIRGRLINRFEKYGNDIDEVDNISADLLRFYCKEVEKYANPRGGYFTPGSYTVSAHVPLGAVVGATPDGRYAGEQLADGGLSPMLGQDCQGPTAVLKSVSKLDNYLLSNGTLLNVKFTPSTLEGDAGLHKLADFLGAFTKLKLQHIQFNVVNAETLREAQLRPQDYAGLVVRVAGYSAFFVELSKEIQDDIIRRTAHQL